GGCGCCAATCTTGCGGATCATCTCCCCATAAACCCACTCAATGGCCTGCATTTTGCCCGGCCAGTCCGTCCGCTCGTGCGGCCAGCCCAGCCAGGTGGCTTCGTGCCGCTCCCATTCCGCCGGCATCCGATATCCCAGCTCCGCCGGGGTGGCCGCTGCTTGTTGTGCGGTGTATTGTTTCATGTAGTTGCCCTTTCCGGGCGGCGATTGTTACGGGCGCCGCCCATTCTGCAATCTTTTTATGGCGCCCGCCCGCCCGCCGCGTCCTGCGTGCCCCCGGGCCGCCCAAAAAAATTGCTGGCGTTTTGGGCCGCTTGGCCCAACATCGCCCCCGTCTTTTTTGAGGGCCGGGGCGCCCTTTCCAGACACAGGCAATGAAAGCAAAGATTGTGATTGCGCCGAAAAAGGCGGTGTTGGACCCGCAAGGCAAGGCCGTGCAAAACGCGCTCGAACACATGGGCTATGGCGGCATCAAGGCTGTCCATGTGGGCAAGTACATTGAAATTGATTTGGAAGGCCAGGACGCCAGGGCGGCGGAAGCTTGGCTGCATGAGGCCTGCCACAAGATTTTAAGCAACCCCATCATTGAAGATTACCACTTCGTCATTGAATAACCGAGACCCCGCCTGCGGCCCGCGGAGGCGGCGGAGTGCGGCGGGGGGAAGGCGTGTTTATGAATTTTGCCGTATTGCAATTTCCCGGTTCCAATTGTGACCAGGACTGCGTGCACGTCCTCAAAAACGTGCTGGGGCACAGCGCCTGGCTGCAGTGGCACAAGGAGCGGTCCCTGGGCGCGGCCGATGCCGTCATTGTGCCCGGCGGCTTCAGCTACGGCGATTACCTGCGCACGGGCGCCATCGCGCGGTTCAGTCCGGTGATGCAGGCTGTGCAGGAGTTTGCCGCGCAGGGGGGGCTGGTGCTGGGCATCTGCAATGGATTCCAGATTTTGTGCGAGGCCGGCCTGCTGCCGGGCGCGCTGGTGCGCAACCGCTCCCTGCAATTTCGTTGCGAGCATGTCTATTTGCGCGTCGCCAGCGCGGAGTCGCCGTTTACGTGCCTCACGCCGGAGGGCGCCGTGCTGCGCATCCCCGTGGCGCACGGGGAAGGCTGTTATTTCGCTGATGAAAGCACGCTGGCGCAGTTGCAGGCCAATCGCCAGATTCTCTGGCAGTACTGCACTGTGCAGGGTGAACTGACCGAGCGCGCCAACCCCAATGGCTCCCTGCTGAACATTGCAGGCATTTGCAATGCGGCCCGCAACGTGGCCGGCCTGATGCCCCACCCGGAGCGCGCCAGCGAGTCCATCCTGAACGGCGAGGATGGACGGCGGCTGCTGGAGAGCATGATGGACTGGTGGCAAAAACACCGCGCTCCCAAAGCAGCTTGACCCCCGTGCTCCCCCCCACGACTGGATTTCCTATGAGTGACCCTGCGATTACTCCCGAGCTGGTGCAGAAACATGGGCTGACCCCCGAGGAATACCAGATGATTCTGGACATTCTGGGGCGCCCGCCCACCTACACCGAGCTGGGCATTTTTTCCGTGATGTGGAGCGAGCATTGCTCCTATAAAAACACCCGCCCCTTGTTGAAAACCTTCCCCACCCAATCCTGCTGCATTCTGGTGGGCGCGGGCGAGGAAAACGCCGGCATTGTGGACATTGGCGACGGCCTGGCCATCGCTTTCAAAATGGAGTCCCACAACCACCCCAGCGCCGTGGAGCCGTTTCAGGGCGCGGCCACCGGCGTGGGCGGCATCATTCGCGACATCTTCACCATGGGGGCCCGCCCCATTTGCGCGCTGGACTCGCTGCGCTTTGGGGAGCTGTCCAAGCCGGCGGTCAAGCGCCTCTTTTCCGGGGTTGTTTCGGGGATTGCCCATTACGGCAACTGCTTCGGCATCCCCACTGTGGGCGGTGAGGTGTATTTCGACAAATCCTTTGAGGGCAACCCCCTGGTCAACGTCTTTGCCCTGGGCGTGCTGCGCCATGAACAAATCGCCCGCGGCAAGGCCACCGGCGTGGGCAACCCCGTCTTTTACGTCGGCCCCGCCACCGGCCGCGACGGCCTGGCGGGAGCGGCCTTTGCCTCGCAAGATTTGACCGAGGAATCCGCCGAGCAACAGCGCGGCGCCGTCCAGGTGGGCGACCCCTTCATGGAGAAATTGCTCGTCGAGGCCTGCCTGGAATTGCTCGCCACCGACGCCGTGGCCGGCATCCAGGACATGGGCGCAGCAGGGCTGACCTGCTCCACCTGCGAGACGGCCGCCCGCGCCGGCACGGGCATCGAGATTGAATTGGACCGCGTGCCCCAGCGCGCCCCCAACATGAGCGCCTACGAAATCATGCTCAGCGAATCCCAGGAGCGCATGCTGATTATCGTCAAAAAAGGGCGCGAAGCCGAAGTGCAGCGCATCTTTGACAAATGGGACCTGCCTTGGGCGCAAATCGGCGTCGTCACCGATACCGGCCGCATGGTGGTCAAGCATCATGGCCAGGTGGTGGCCGACATCCCCGCCGCCAAGCTGGCCAATGACGCCCCGGTGTATCATCGGGAGTCCCGCCCGCCCGCCTATTTCGCCGTGACCCGTGCCTTCACCCCGGCGCAACTGCCCGACACCACCCAGCCCATGGCGGTGCTCAAAAAGCTGCTGGCCTGGCCCACCATTGCCTCCAAAAATTGGGTCTATCGCCAGTATGACCACATGGTGCGCAACGGCACCGTGGTCTTGCCCGGTTCCGACGCCGCGGTGGTCCGCCTCAAGGAAGATTGCCTGCCCGTCCTGCCCGCCGGCTCACCCGCCGCCGGGCGGCCGGTGCCGGAAAAATACCTCGCCCTTACCTCCGACTGCAACGCCGCCTACGTCTATCTGGACCCCTACGAAGGCGGCAAGGCCGCCGTGGCCGAGGCGGCCCGCAACCTGGCCTGCTCCGGCGCGCGGCCCCTGGGCGTGACCGACAATCTCAACTTCGGCAACCCGCACAACCCGGAGCTTTTTTATCAATTAAAGGAAGCCGTGCGCGGCGTGGCCGAGGCCTGCCGGGTATTCGACGCGCCGGTCACGGGCGGCAACTGCAGCTTGTACAACCAAAGCCCTGACGGCCCCATTGACCCCACCCCCACGGTGGCCATGGTGGGCATCATCGAAAAACGCGAGCACATCACCACCCAGTGGTTCAAGACCGAGGGCGACGCGATCCTTCTCTTGGGCGATCCCCTGGACGCCGCGGACCCCTGCCAGGGCCTGGGCGGCTCGGCCTATTTGTTGCGCCTGCACCGCAAAAAACTGGGCACCCCGCCGCCTTGCGACCTGGCGCGCGAAAAACGGCTGCACGACACCTTGCGCGAATTGATTGCGCAGGGCTGGGTCCGCAGCGCCCACGATTGCAGCGAGGGCGGCCTCGCCGTCTGCCTGGCCGAGTGTTGCATGTCCCGCCGCGAGGCCCGCGGCCACAGCATTCTGCTGGGGGCCGAGGTGGACTTGACCCCGTGGAGGGACGCCCGCCAGGATGCCCTGTGGTTTGGCGAGGCCCACGGCCGGGTGGTGATTTCCTGCGCCCCGGAACACGTGGAAGCACTGGAGGCGCTGGCGCGCAGCCGCGGCGTGCCCGTGCATCGCCTGGGCGTGGTCAAAGGCCAGACCTTGAAAATTAAAACCGCGGCCGGCACCCACTCCGCCCGCTTGAGCACCCTCCACGACCTCTGGTGGAATGCCCTTGACCGCGCCATGAGCGCCTAGCCATTGCCCGGCCATTGGCAAACCTGGGGCCCGGTGCGCCACCTCTTGAGAGGATGGCAAAAACTCCCGTTGCGGAATGCCGCGCAGGCGTTATGCTAGGGGGCTGTCGCGTGGCCTTGGAAAGCCCAGCCCGGCGGGGGTTGGCCAGGAATGCCACGCCTGAACATCGCACATGAAAGCGCAAGCCAAGCAAGCAAACACCGAAACGCCGCGCAAGTTGCGGCTGGGGCTGCCCAAGGGCAGCCTGCAGGAAGCCACCTTGGAAAAAATGGCCAAGGCAGGCTGGAACATCACGTTGAGCAGCCGCTCCTACGTGCCCTATGTGGACGACCCGGAACTGGAAATCCGCCTCATTCGCGCGCAGGAGATTAGCCGGTACGTGGACCATGGGCATTTGGACTGCGGCATCACCGGTTATGACTGGATTGTGGAAAACGGCAGCGACGTGCATGAAGTGGGCGAGTTCTTGTTTTCCAAGGCCACCCGCCAGGCCGCGCGCTGGGTGTTGTGCGTGCCGGAGGATTCCCCCATCAAGTCTGTCAAGGACCTGGAAGGCAAGCGCATCGCCACCGAAGTGGTGAACATCACCAAAAAATACCTGCGCAAGCACGGCGTGAAGGCCGAGGTGGAGTTTTCCTGGGGGGCCACCGAAGTGAAGGCCCACGAAATGGTGGATGCCATTGTGGACATCACCGAAACCGGCTCCTCGTTGCGCGCCAATAAACTGCGAATCGTGGACACCTTGCTCTCCTCCACCCCGCGGCTCATCGCCAACCACAGCGCCTGGAAGGACCCCTGGAAGCGGCGCAAAATTGAAATCCTGGCCCTGTTGCTCCGGGGCGCCCTGGATGCCGAGGCCAAGGTGGGCCTCAAGCTCAACATCGAACAGGCGCGCCTGCCGAAGGTGCTGGAGCGGCTGCCGGCCCTGCGCAACCCCACCATCTCGCAGCTCAGCCAGCCAGGCTGGGTGGCGGTCGAAACCATCATTGACGAGCACGTGGTGCGCGAGCTGATTCCCGAACTGAAAGCCGCCGGCGCCGAGGGCATCATCGAATATCCCTTGAACAAAGTGGTGTATTAAGCCAAAATGTCTGGAATGGGCGCGGCAACGCCGGTGCACCGTGGTTTTGAGGCACAGCGCGAGGGCCGCCCCGCTTTGGAAGCAAAATAATTATGGGTTCCTTAAAGAAACGTCGGAAAGCGAAAATCAACAAGCACAAGCGGCGCAAGAAGCTCCGGGCGCATCGTCACAAGAAGCGCACCTGGCAGAAGTAAGCGTCTCGGTGCCGCCGCGCACCTTGCAACCGTTCACCCGCTGCCGGTGGCGGCGGGTGAACGGTGTCGTTTTCCGGCCTGCAGGCTAAAGCTTTGTATGCGTGAACGTGGGATGATGCGGCTGGGCATGGCATGGGCCGCGGCGCTGCTGCTGGCCGGTTGCGCCCGCTGGCCCGACAGCCCCCCCTTGCTGCCGTCCTCGCGTCCGCCCAAAACCGCCCCCGCCAGGCCGCCCGCCCGCACCAACGCCGTCGCGGACGCCCGCATCGAAGCCGCCAAATCGGCCGAGGTGGAAAAGCGCGCCGAGCTGCTGGCCCGTTATGCGGCGGGAGTGGCCGCGGAGGCCCAGGGCAACACGCCCCAGGCCCTGACCGAGTATTTGGAGGCGGCGCGGCGGGACATCACCAACGAGCCCCTGGTGCTGGAAGTGGCCATGCGCCTCCTGCAATCCCGTCAGGTGGACCCCGCCCTCGAACTCCTCCGCGACTGCGCCGCCCGCACCAATGCCTCCCACCTCGTCCTGGCCCACCTCGGCTGGCTCAGCGCCCAAATCGGCCGCACCAATGACGCCGTGCTTTTCAGCCAGCGCGCCTTCCAAATGGCTCCCACCAACTTCATGGCCTGTCGCACGCTGGTCACGCATTTCCTCGAGCAGAAACAACCCGAAAAAGCCCGGCCTTACCTCGACACCGCAGCCCGCCAGAAGGGCGACGGCGTGTTTTATGTGGACCTGGGCGAGCTGATGCTGATTTACAACCGCAACAGCCCGGCCTCCCAGCAAATCCCCACCAACCAAATCCTCCAGGTCCTGGGCCGCGCACGCGGATTGCTGGACGACAATCCCGCCTACCGCGTCAAATGGGCGGAAATGCACGAAAACGCCGGCGATACCACCACCGCCCTGGCCATGTACGTGGACCTGCTCGAGGTGTTTGCCGATGCGCCGCCCGTGCGCGACGGCCTGCGCGCCAAGCTGGCCGATTTGTATCTCAAAGGCGGCCAGCGCCAGCAAGCCATGAGCCAATTGGAGTCTTTTCTCAAGGACCATCCCCGCAACGCCCAGGTCTGGTTTATTCTGGGCCAGGTGGCCCTTGAAGAGCGCCAGTTTGCCCGCGCGGGTGAAGCGCTCCGGCAGGCCATCCGCCTCAAACCCGATTATGAGCCCGCCTACTATGAAGCGCTGAGAGCTTATCTCAGCACTAATCTGGTGGCGGAGGCCATGGACCTCCTCGACGAGGCCCGCCGGCGCTTCCCCGCCAATTTCCCCTTGGAATATTTCACGGCGCTTGCGCACTTGCGGAAGGGCGATTATGCCAATGCCCTCAAGGCCTTCACCGCCGCCGAAGTAATAGCCGCCGCCACCGAGCCGGAGCGCTTAAATGCCGGGTTTTACTTTCAAGTGGGCATGGTCTGCGAGCGACTGAAACGCTTCGAGGACGCGGCCACCTATTTCAAAAAGGCCATCGCCCTCGAGCCGGACTTTGCCGAGGCGCTCAATTACCTCGGCTACATGTGGGCCGAGCAGGGGGTGCATTTGCAGGAAGCCCGCGAGCTGCTCGAACGCGCCCTCAAGCTGGAACCCAAAAACGCCGCCTACCTCGACAGCATGGGCTGGATTTATTTCAAACTCGGCGATTTGGAGCGCGCCCGCTCCTATGTGGAGCAGGCCATTGCCCTGAGCGAGAAGCCCGATGCCACGCTGCATGACCATTTGGGCGACATCTACGCCGCCCTCAAACTCTGGGAAAAAGCCCGGGCGCAATGGAAAAAAGCCCTGGAACTGGAACCCACCGACGAAATCAAAAAGAAGCTCGAAACCGCGCCCAACCTTTGAGACTCCCAGCGCTCGCCCTGCCCATGCACTACCGCTTCACCAAACACTACACGCTGGACGAGGCGCGCGCACTTCTGCCGCAGGTGCGCCAGTGGCTGACGCAGTTGCAACGGAGCAGCCGGGCGTTGAAAAAGGTGGATGCCCAAATCTTCCAGATGCGCCAAAACGGCGAAGACCTCGGCGGCCCGCGCGTGTGCGAATGGGTGCGCCTGGGGGTGGAATGCATGGAGAGGATGGCCGAATTCCAGCGCCGCCAGATTTTGGTCAAGGACATCGAGCGGGGGCTGGTGGATTTTCCCTCCCTGCGCGGTGACCGCGAGGTGTTCCTCTGCTGGGAAATGGACGAGGACGACATTCAATTCTGGCACGACCTGGATGCCGGTTATGCGGGACGGGAAGCCATTGAAGAATAACCCCCGGCATGGCATGGTCTCCGGCAATCCATGCAGATAGATGTGCAAATCACCCGGGCGCGCATTGAGCCGTGGCCGCCGCCGCCGGCGGGGCAGGCCGTTTCGGGCGCGGTGGTGGAATTCACTGGCGTGGTCCGCGGCACGGAAAATGGCGCGCCCATCGCCGCGCTGGAATATGAGGCTTATGACTCCATGGCCCTCAGCGAAATGCGCCGGTTGCTCCAGGAATTGAGCGCGCAATTTCCCTGTCATGCCGTCCGCGTCATTCATCGCGTGGGGATTGTGCCCGCGGGCGAGGCCGCCATCTGCGTGCGCGTGGAAGCGGCGCACCGCCAGGAAGCCTTTGGCCTGATGACCACCTTTCTGGACGCCTTGAAACGCGACGTGCCCATCTGGAAACGCCGCGCCTTGAAGGAGCCGCCTTCCGCCTCTTGAGGGGTTCTCATGCCAACCCAGCCCTCCGCCCACCCCGCCACCGTCGAACAAGTGCTCGCCTGCCTGGCCGCGCACGTGGCGCCGTTGCCCGCCGAAGCCGTCCCCTTGCCGCGCGCTCTGGGCCGGGTTTTGCGGGAGCGGGTGACGGCGCCCGAAGACCAGCCGCCCTTTGACGTGGCCGCCATGGACGGCTATGCCATGCGGGAAGACGAAACCGGCGAGCTCCTGCAAGTCGTGGGCGCCCGCCGGGCCGGCGATTGGCAGCCGCAGGAGCTTCAACCCGGCCAGGCCCTGCAAGTGGCCACCGGCGCGGCCCTGCCCGCGCCCGGCCTCCGCGTCATCCCCCGGGAGGACCTCGAGCCGGCCGGCGAAAAAATCCGCGTGCTGCGCCGGAGTCCCAAAACCTGGGTGCGCCGCCGCGGCGAAAACGTGCGCGCAGGCCAGGAGTTGCTGCCGCCGGGGGTGGTGCTGCGTCATGGCCAGTTGGCCCTCCTGGCCAGCGTGGGCTGCGTCACGCCCGTCGTCACCCGCCTGCCGCGCCTCGCGCATCTGGTGACCGGCAATGAGCTGGTCAGACCGGAGCAAACCCCCGGCCCCGGCCAGATTCGCGACTCCAATAGCACGCTGGTGCAGACTTTTTTTGCGGAACTCGGCCTGCCGGTGCAAAGCCAGCGCGTGGGGGAAGAGGAGGCCGCTTTGCGCGCCGCCTTGGAGCCGATTTTAACCGCCGCCACGCCGCCCGATTTGCTGCTCATTTCCGGCGGCGCCAGCGTGGGCGATCATGACTTCACGCGCCCCGTGCTGGAGCAGTTGGGTTTTCGTTTGTTGATTCAACGGACGGCCGCGCGCCCGGGACGCCCGTTGGTCTTTGCGGTGCGCCCGGGCACGGTGGCCTTTGGACTGCCGGGCAATCCGCTGGCCCATTTTGTCTGCCTGAACCTTTACGTGCGCGCCGCCCTGCAGCGTTTGTTGGCGCAGTCAGCATCGCCGGTGTTCTGGCCGGGACGTCTGGCCGCACCTTTCAATCCCGGCGGCTCGCCGTGGGAAACCTTGTGTCCCGCCACCTGGCAGCCGCAGGCCGATGGATTACAGGTCACCCTGTTGCCCTGGCAAAGTTCGGGGGACCTCACCCCCTTGCGCTACGCCAATGCCGTGGCCCGTTTGCCCGGGGGCCAGACACCGCTGCCCGCCGGCGCTCCGGTTGCCTTTATCCCCATCCTTCCATGAAAAAAAAGGCCTCTACCTTCAGCCATCTGGACGGCCGCGGCCAGGCCTGCATGGTGCCTGTGACCGGAAAACCTCTTCAGCCCCGCCGCGCCGTGGCGCGGGGCGCTGTCTTCTGCCAGCCTGCCACCTTGCGCGCCGTGCGGCAGCAGGCGCTGCCCAAGGGCGATGTCCTCACCGTGGCCCGCATCGCGGGCATCCAGGCGGCCAAGCGCACGGCGGAGCTGATTCCCCTGTGTCACCCTTTGCCTCTGTCGCACGTGGCCGTGGATTTCCAACTGCGCCGCGACCGGGTGGACATTGAATGTGCCGTGGAGACCGTGGCGCAAACCGGCGTGGAAATGGAGG
This is a stretch of genomic DNA from Fontisphaera persica. It encodes these proteins:
- the purS gene encoding phosphoribosylformylglycinamidine synthase subunit PurS; this translates as MKAKIVIAPKKAVLDPQGKAVQNALEHMGYGGIKAVHVGKYIEIDLEGQDARAAEAWLHEACHKILSNPIIEDYHFVIE
- the purQ gene encoding phosphoribosylformylglycinamidine synthase subunit PurQ — translated: MNFAVLQFPGSNCDQDCVHVLKNVLGHSAWLQWHKERSLGAADAVIVPGGFSYGDYLRTGAIARFSPVMQAVQEFAAQGGLVLGICNGFQILCEAGLLPGALVRNRSLQFRCEHVYLRVASAESPFTCLTPEGAVLRIPVAHGEGCYFADESTLAQLQANRQILWQYCTVQGELTERANPNGSLLNIAGICNAARNVAGLMPHPERASESILNGEDGRRLLESMMDWWQKHRAPKAA
- the purL gene encoding phosphoribosylformylglycinamidine synthase subunit PurL, whose amino-acid sequence is MSDPAITPELVQKHGLTPEEYQMILDILGRPPTYTELGIFSVMWSEHCSYKNTRPLLKTFPTQSCCILVGAGEENAGIVDIGDGLAIAFKMESHNHPSAVEPFQGAATGVGGIIRDIFTMGARPICALDSLRFGELSKPAVKRLFSGVVSGIAHYGNCFGIPTVGGEVYFDKSFEGNPLVNVFALGVLRHEQIARGKATGVGNPVFYVGPATGRDGLAGAAFASQDLTEESAEQQRGAVQVGDPFMEKLLVEACLELLATDAVAGIQDMGAAGLTCSTCETAARAGTGIEIELDRVPQRAPNMSAYEIMLSESQERMLIIVKKGREAEVQRIFDKWDLPWAQIGVVTDTGRMVVKHHGQVVADIPAAKLANDAPVYHRESRPPAYFAVTRAFTPAQLPDTTQPMAVLKKLLAWPTIASKNWVYRQYDHMVRNGTVVLPGSDAAVVRLKEDCLPVLPAGSPAAGRPVPEKYLALTSDCNAAYVYLDPYEGGKAAVAEAARNLACSGARPLGVTDNLNFGNPHNPELFYQLKEAVRGVAEACRVFDAPVTGGNCSLYNQSPDGPIDPTPTVAMVGIIEKREHITTQWFKTEGDAILLLGDPLDAADPCQGLGGSAYLLRLHRKKLGTPPPCDLAREKRLHDTLRELIAQGWVRSAHDCSEGGLAVCLAECCMSRREARGHSILLGAEVDLTPWRDARQDALWFGEAHGRVVISCAPEHVEALEALARSRGVPVHRLGVVKGQTLKIKTAAGTHSARLSTLHDLWWNALDRAMSA
- the hisG gene encoding ATP phosphoribosyltransferase, translating into MKAQAKQANTETPRKLRLGLPKGSLQEATLEKMAKAGWNITLSSRSYVPYVDDPELEIRLIRAQEISRYVDHGHLDCGITGYDWIVENGSDVHEVGEFLFSKATRQAARWVLCVPEDSPIKSVKDLEGKRIATEVVNITKKYLRKHGVKAEVEFSWGATEVKAHEMVDAIVDITETGSSLRANKLRIVDTLLSSTPRLIANHSAWKDPWKRRKIEILALLLRGALDAEAKVGLKLNIEQARLPKVLERLPALRNPTISQLSQPGWVAVETIIDEHVVRELIPELKAAGAEGIIEYPLNKVVY
- a CDS encoding AURKAIP1/COX24 domain-containing protein, yielding MGSLKKRRKAKINKHKRRKKLRAHRHKKRTWQK
- a CDS encoding tetratricopeptide repeat protein, translating into MRERGMMRLGMAWAAALLLAGCARWPDSPPLLPSSRPPKTAPARPPARTNAVADARIEAAKSAEVEKRAELLARYAAGVAAEAQGNTPQALTEYLEAARRDITNEPLVLEVAMRLLQSRQVDPALELLRDCAARTNASHLVLAHLGWLSAQIGRTNDAVLFSQRAFQMAPTNFMACRTLVTHFLEQKQPEKARPYLDTAARQKGDGVFYVDLGELMLIYNRNSPASQQIPTNQILQVLGRARGLLDDNPAYRVKWAEMHENAGDTTTALAMYVDLLEVFADAPPVRDGLRAKLADLYLKGGQRQQAMSQLESFLKDHPRNAQVWFILGQVALEERQFARAGEALRQAIRLKPDYEPAYYEALRAYLSTNLVAEAMDLLDEARRRFPANFPLEYFTALAHLRKGDYANALKAFTAAEVIAAATEPERLNAGFYFQVGMVCERLKRFEDAATYFKKAIALEPDFAEALNYLGYMWAEQGVHLQEARELLERALKLEPKNAAYLDSMGWIYFKLGDLERARSYVEQAIALSEKPDATLHDHLGDIYAALKLWEKARAQWKKALELEPTDEIKKKLETAPNL
- a CDS encoding DUF2203 domain-containing protein, with protein sequence MRLPALALPMHYRFTKHYTLDEARALLPQVRQWLTQLQRSSRALKKVDAQIFQMRQNGEDLGGPRVCEWVRLGVECMERMAEFQRRQILVKDIERGLVDFPSLRGDREVFLCWEMDEDDIQFWHDLDAGYAGREAIEE
- a CDS encoding molybdenum cofactor biosynthesis protein MoaE — translated: MQIDVQITRARIEPWPPPPAGQAVSGAVVEFTGVVRGTENGAPIAALEYEAYDSMALSEMRRLLQELSAQFPCHAVRVIHRVGIVPAGEAAICVRVEAAHRQEAFGLMTTFLDALKRDVPIWKRRALKEPPSAS
- a CDS encoding molybdopterin molybdotransferase MoeA translates to MPTQPSAHPATVEQVLACLAAHVAPLPAEAVPLPRALGRVLRERVTAPEDQPPFDVAAMDGYAMREDETGELLQVVGARRAGDWQPQELQPGQALQVATGAALPAPGLRVIPREDLEPAGEKIRVLRRSPKTWVRRRGENVRAGQELLPPGVVLRHGQLALLASVGCVTPVVTRLPRLAHLVTGNELVRPEQTPGPGQIRDSNSTLVQTFFAELGLPVQSQRVGEEEAALRAALEPILTAATPPDLLLISGGASVGDHDFTRPVLEQLGFRLLIQRTAARPGRPLVFAVRPGTVAFGLPGNPLAHFVCLNLYVRAALQRLLAQSASPVFWPGRLAAPFNPGGSPWETLCPATWQPQADGLQVTLLPWQSSGDLTPLRYANAVARLPGGQTPLPAGAPVAFIPILP
- the moaC gene encoding cyclic pyranopterin monophosphate synthase MoaC yields the protein MKKKASTFSHLDGRGQACMVPVTGKPLQPRRAVARGAVFCQPATLRAVRQQALPKGDVLTVARIAGIQAAKRTAELIPLCHPLPLSHVAVDFQLRRDRVDIECAVETVAQTGVEMEALTGVMAAALAWYDMCKAVDQTMRIEGVRLVEKRKGA